One Nostoc sp. UHCC 0302 DNA window includes the following coding sequences:
- a CDS encoding histidine phosphatase family protein, translating to MTRVIIVRHGQSGYNTERRIQGRTDASTLTDKGRNDASKVGKALSNILFNVIYSSPLQRAKHTADIIYNELATYPEQATTPQVSDLLREIDLPLWEGLLTSDVKQKFAEDYRTWHEHPDELRMLIKDAEGTREHFPVLALYKQAQQFWQEILPHHQDKTILIVGHNGINRALISTALDIPPSRYHSIQQSNCGVTILNFSGGLGEAVQLESLNQTQHTGENLPSLRPDHQGVRLLLVRHGETEWNRQTRFQGQIDVPLNDNGRQQAQKAGEFLQEVAIDFAVSSPMLRPKETAEIILKQHPSVELELQNGLREIGHGLWEGKLETEIEQEFSGELHRWRTVPAEVQMPEGENLQQVWERSVAAWQSIVQAALSKQHKTVLVVAHDATNKTLLCHVLGLSLKNFWNFRQGNGAVSVIDYPSGLNGLPVVQAMNITAHLGGGVLDKTAAGAL from the coding sequence ATGACTCGTGTCATCATTGTACGCCACGGTCAAAGCGGCTACAACACCGAGCGGCGCATTCAAGGACGCACCGATGCGTCAACATTAACCGATAAAGGTCGTAACGATGCTAGTAAAGTAGGCAAAGCCCTCAGTAATATTCTATTCAACGTAATTTACAGTAGTCCCTTACAACGAGCAAAACATACAGCAGATATTATCTATAACGAGTTAGCTACTTATCCTGAGCAGGCTACCACTCCCCAAGTTTCTGATTTGCTGCGGGAAATTGACCTGCCTTTGTGGGAAGGATTGCTTACATCTGATGTCAAACAGAAGTTTGCAGAAGATTACCGCACGTGGCACGAACACCCCGATGAATTGCGAATGCTTATCAAAGATGCAGAGGGAACAAGAGAACATTTCCCTGTCTTAGCTTTGTACAAACAGGCGCAGCAGTTTTGGCAAGAGATTTTGCCCCATCATCAAGACAAAACCATTCTCATAGTGGGGCATAACGGCATTAATCGCGCTCTCATCAGCACAGCTTTGGATATTCCCCCAAGTCGCTACCATTCCATCCAGCAATCTAACTGCGGCGTTACTATACTTAATTTTTCTGGAGGATTGGGGGAAGCAGTTCAACTAGAGTCTTTAAATCAGACGCAACATACTGGAGAAAATCTGCCCTCATTACGACCAGATCATCAAGGAGTACGATTGTTGCTAGTACGTCATGGGGAAACTGAGTGGAATCGCCAAACTAGATTTCAAGGGCAAATTGATGTCCCTCTCAACGACAATGGCAGACAACAGGCCCAAAAAGCAGGTGAATTTCTCCAAGAGGTAGCGATTGATTTTGCCGTGAGTAGCCCAATGCTGCGTCCCAAAGAAACAGCAGAGATTATCTTAAAGCAGCATCCCAGTGTAGAGTTAGAATTACAAAATGGTTTAAGAGAAATCGGTCACGGACTTTGGGAAGGAAAGTTAGAAACAGAAATAGAGCAGGAGTTTTCGGGAGAGTTGCACCGCTGGCGGACAGTGCCAGCAGAAGTCCAAATGCCAGAAGGGGAAAATTTGCAACAAGTGTGGGAACGCAGCGTCGCAGCTTGGCAATCAATTGTGCAAGCAGCATTAAGCAAGCAACACAAAACAGTATTAGTAGTAGCTCACGACGCGACTAATAAAACCTTGCTTTGTCATGTTCTCGGTTTATCGCTGAAAAATTTCTGGAATTTCCGCCAGGGTAATGGTGCAGTCAGTGTGATTGACTATCCCTCTGGGTTAAATGGTTTACCAGTAGTGCAAGCAATGAACATCACTGCTCATTTAGGTGGAGGCGTACTTGACAAAACAGCAGCTGGGGCATTGTAA
- a CDS encoding dihydroorotase: MTELLQQVRVIDPVSGTDQIADVLIADDEIQAVAAKISDISPDTQIKDCRGLVLGTGLVDLYSHSGEPGFEERETLSSLLQAAAAGGFTRVSILPDTSPAIDNPALVAQLQRSRGAKESLHSSPLLQVWGAITLDVAGKQMAELADLANAGVVGFSDGRPLENLGLVRRVLEYLQPLGKPVAFWPCDRQLAANGVMREGAEAIRLGLPPVTASAETTAIASLLELVAAIGTPVHIMRVSTSRSVELIASAKAAGLPITASTTWMHLLLDTKAVKSYNTSLHLDPPLGNPCDVTALREGVRAGVIDAIAIDHAPYTYEEKVQAFAEAPSGAIGLELALPLLWQYLVETKEFTVLELWQALSSRAAECLGQQVSAIIPNQTAELALFDPQQTWKVERKNLHTLSSNTPWLGQQLQGRVVQTWC, translated from the coding sequence ATGACTGAACTGCTACAACAAGTACGGGTAATTGACCCAGTTTCTGGAACTGATCAAATAGCTGATGTGCTAATTGCTGATGATGAAATCCAAGCTGTGGCTGCTAAAATTTCTGATATCAGTCCTGATACTCAAATCAAAGATTGTCGGGGATTAGTTCTCGGAACTGGGTTAGTGGATTTATACAGTCACTCAGGTGAACCAGGGTTTGAAGAACGAGAAACACTTTCTTCTCTGTTACAAGCTGCGGCGGCTGGCGGCTTTACGAGAGTTAGCATTTTACCTGATACATCCCCAGCTATTGATAATCCCGCGCTTGTGGCACAGTTACAGAGGAGTAGAGGGGCAAAAGAGAGTTTGCATTCTTCTCCCCTACTTCAAGTTTGGGGCGCTATTACCCTAGATGTAGCGGGGAAGCAGATGGCGGAATTGGCAGATTTAGCAAATGCTGGAGTTGTTGGTTTTAGTGATGGTAGACCGTTAGAAAATTTGGGGCTGGTGCGGCGAGTGTTGGAATATCTTCAGCCGTTGGGCAAACCAGTAGCATTTTGGCCGTGCGATCGCCAATTAGCAGCAAATGGGGTAATGAGAGAAGGTGCAGAAGCAATTCGTCTGGGTTTACCTCCAGTAACCGCTAGTGCTGAAACTACTGCGATCGCTTCTTTGTTAGAATTGGTAGCTGCTATAGGCACACCAGTGCATATTATGCGTGTCTCTACAAGTCGCAGTGTGGAACTGATAGCAAGTGCAAAAGCTGCTGGTTTACCGATCACTGCCAGCACCACTTGGATGCATCTTTTGCTGGATACCAAAGCAGTTAAAAGTTATAACACTAGCTTGCATTTAGATCCCCCTTTGGGCAATCCTTGTGATGTAACGGCGTTACGTGAAGGAGTGCGTGCGGGTGTAATAGATGCGATCGCCATTGACCATGCACCCTACACCTACGAAGAAAAAGTCCAGGCCTTTGCTGAAGCGCCATCGGGAGCAATTGGTTTAGAATTAGCATTGCCTTTGCTGTGGCAGTATCTTGTAGAAACTAAAGAATTCACAGTTTTAGAATTATGGCAGGCTTTAAGTAGCCGTGCAGCAGAGTGTTTGGGGCAGCAAGTTAGTGCGATTATACCTAATCAAACAGCAGAACTGGCTCTATTTGACCCCCAGCAAACCTGGAAAGTTGAAAGGAAAAATCTACATACACTTTCTAGCAATACACCTTGGCTCGGACAACAGTTACAGGGACGAGTTGTGCAAACTTGGTGTTAG
- a CDS encoding RNA-binding protein, with translation MSIYVGNLSYEVTQDTLTAVFAEYGTVRRVQLPTDRETGQLRGFGFVEMGTEAEEAAAIEALDGAEWMGRDLKVNKAKPREDRGSSSGNRGGYGGGGGRNRY, from the coding sequence ATGTCAATTTATGTAGGCAACCTCTCTTACGAAGTTACCCAAGACACTTTGACCGCTGTTTTTGCAGAATACGGTACTGTAAGACGTGTTCAACTACCTACTGACCGTGAAACAGGACAGCTACGCGGCTTCGGATTTGTAGAAATGGGAACTGAGGCTGAAGAAGCAGCTGCCATCGAAGCTCTTGATGGTGCTGAATGGATGGGTCGTGATCTCAAAGTTAACAAAGCCAAGCCTAGAGAAGATAGAGGTTCTTCTAGTGGTAATCGGGGAGGATACGGCGGGGGCGGTGGACGTAACCGTTACTAA
- the rpsU gene encoding 30S ribosomal protein S21 — protein MTQIIVGDNEHIESALRRFKREVSKAGIFQDMRKHRHFETPIEKCKRKKLALHKQSKRRFRT, from the coding sequence ATGACCCAAATAATAGTGGGTGACAATGAACACATTGAGTCTGCCTTACGGCGATTTAAGCGAGAAGTTTCCAAAGCTGGAATTTTTCAAGATATGAGGAAGCATCGTCACTTTGAAACGCCTATAGAAAAATGCAAGCGTAAAAAACTTGCTTTGCACAAGCAAAGTAAAAGACGTTTCCGTACTTAA
- a CDS encoding response regulator, with amino-acid sequence MYKLAILDDDEHWCRIVQRFLKQEYTVATYKSVSSFLWELEEVKQYDIFLVDFVLPTARHELNTDGIQIITALKRRLPYSPVVILVTAYMSRNELEVHGKQMCPEADGFFAKDAGLEILAHQMKQLLTQDTNEDR; translated from the coding sequence ATGTACAAGCTGGCGATTTTGGATGATGACGAACACTGGTGTCGTATCGTCCAACGCTTTCTGAAGCAAGAATATACTGTGGCAACCTATAAGTCAGTGTCTAGTTTCTTGTGGGAGTTAGAGGAAGTAAAGCAGTACGATATTTTTCTGGTCGACTTCGTGCTACCTACGGCTCGACATGAGCTAAATACAGATGGCATCCAAATCATTACCGCTCTCAAGCGACGCTTGCCTTATTCTCCTGTGGTCATCCTTGTCACGGCTTACATGAGCAGGAATGAGTTAGAGGTTCATGGCAAACAAATGTGTCCAGAAGCGGACGGATTTTTTGCCAAGGATGCTGGACTAGAAATATTGGCTCACCAAATGAAGCAACTGCTCACACAAGATACGAATGAGGACAGGTAG
- a CDS encoding response regulator produces the protein MNILLVEDNQLLAKGTAKLIERLGGHQVFITAEPKEIFQQCEAGAVELVIMDINLPGACWQGQKVDGSILSRYLKEQWKQIPIILVTGYTMPAEQHFLLSESGADSCYTKPITDYDAFLGMITLLGQRRN, from the coding sequence TTGAACATCCTACTGGTTGAAGATAACCAACTCCTGGCTAAGGGAACCGCCAAGCTAATCGAACGCTTGGGGGGTCATCAAGTGTTTATTACTGCCGAACCTAAAGAGATTTTCCAACAATGCGAAGCGGGGGCAGTGGAACTGGTGATTATGGATATCAATTTGCCGGGGGCGTGCTGGCAAGGACAAAAAGTCGATGGCTCTATCCTGTCGCGCTATCTGAAGGAACAGTGGAAACAGATACCGATTATCTTGGTCACAGGTTATACCATGCCCGCCGAGCAACATTTCCTATTGTCCGAATCTGGGGCTGATAGTTGCTATACCAAACCCATTACTGACTATGATGCCTTTTTGGGCATGATTACTCTTCTCGGTCAAAGGAGGAATTGA
- a CDS encoding ATP-binding protein, whose protein sequence is MLKDQFLPERKEAMLARMANRIRQSLNLQEILDATVVELRAFLQTDRTKVYRFDHDGHGHVVAEASAPNRLPSLLGLHYPSDDIPPQARALFVKARTRSIVNVNEQRIILNSLPTPKTTAIGDLTVAEVQEQSLEDILSRPVDPCHVDYLTQMGVQSSLVVPIIYQQELWGLLISHHAEPREITSEDLQVVQLLADQVSLAITQASLLSQVQEQQQREAIINQIATLLHAPLAPEQILHNVLEQAVKASGSSGGRLYLTSPDEALPAHVYTYGNQPTPSQLEHPDLLENHPLWQEVKPVSPASIVPSLSQEDRPAVRVVINLQEEPRLHQLIESFQTTPIRGLIVQPLYYGKEFLGYLTFFRDQIGTEGLWSGYEEGDERQQRPRQSLAQWQALKQNKAHPWSIEEMELIQSLNIHLSLAVLQNRLYERERQQRLVVEMHNQALSHARAAAEEVSRLKSNFLASTSHELRTPLASTLNYLKLLKERLYEDEEELRQYIDGAYQSTQNLVTIINDVLDIAKIEDGRIALDLETVYLQQLLKEQCFLSGAESRYKAIPLKLHCEIETVFADKIKVRQVMTNLLDNAFKFTDEGQIDVRAVIDSTGAMAQISVRDTGMGIEMESSEKLFAPFVQADGSAQRSHGGTGLGLTICKRLVELMGGKIWLESPGLGQGSTVTFTLPLNEPSQIIGDNLEHPTG, encoded by the coding sequence ATGCTAAAGGATCAGTTCCTTCCAGAACGCAAAGAAGCAATGCTGGCTCGCATGGCGAACCGCATCCGGCAATCACTTAACCTCCAAGAGATTTTGGATGCAACTGTGGTCGAGTTGCGTGCATTTTTGCAAACCGACCGAACTAAGGTCTACCGCTTTGATCACGACGGGCATGGACACGTCGTTGCGGAAGCAAGCGCCCCCAATCGTCTGCCTTCTTTGCTGGGATTGCACTATCCATCTGATGACATTCCGCCTCAAGCACGGGCTTTATTTGTCAAAGCACGTACCCGCTCCATTGTCAATGTCAACGAGCAGCGCATTATCCTCAACTCGCTGCCGACTCCCAAAACAACCGCAATCGGGGACTTGACTGTTGCAGAAGTGCAAGAGCAATCCCTCGAAGATATCTTAAGCCGTCCTGTAGACCCCTGCCATGTAGACTATCTCACCCAGATGGGTGTGCAATCTTCTCTGGTAGTGCCAATCATTTATCAACAGGAACTTTGGGGGCTGTTGATCTCTCATCATGCCGAACCCAGAGAGATTACATCTGAGGATTTGCAGGTCGTCCAATTGCTCGCTGACCAGGTTTCACTGGCAATTACTCAGGCGAGCCTGCTGAGTCAGGTGCAAGAACAGCAGCAGCGCGAAGCGATCATCAATCAGATTGCCACTTTGCTGCACGCGCCTCTGGCCCCTGAGCAGATTTTGCATAACGTTCTGGAGCAAGCAGTAAAAGCTTCTGGCAGTTCCGGAGGAAGGTTGTACCTCACTTCCCCGGATGAGGCTTTACCAGCCCATGTTTATACTTACGGAAATCAGCCGACCCCATCCCAGCTTGAACATCCAGACTTATTAGAAAATCATCCCCTCTGGCAAGAGGTAAAGCCAGTCTCACCTGCTTCCATCGTCCCTAGCTTGTCCCAAGAAGATAGACCTGCTGTGCGAGTAGTAATTAATCTTCAGGAAGAACCGCGTCTGCACCAACTGATTGAATCCTTCCAGACCACACCAATTCGGGGTTTGATTGTTCAACCTTTGTATTATGGTAAAGAATTTCTGGGGTATTTGACGTTCTTTCGTGACCAAATCGGCACAGAAGGTCTTTGGTCGGGCTATGAGGAGGGGGATGAACGCCAACAGCGGCCCCGCCAGTCGCTGGCGCAATGGCAGGCGCTCAAACAAAACAAAGCTCACCCCTGGAGCATCGAAGAGATGGAACTCATCCAGTCTCTGAACATTCACCTATCGCTAGCTGTGCTGCAAAACCGCCTCTATGAGCGCGAACGGCAGCAACGCCTGGTAGTTGAGATGCACAACCAGGCCCTTTCTCATGCCCGAGCGGCGGCGGAGGAAGTGAGTCGCCTCAAGAGCAACTTCTTGGCCTCTACTAGCCACGAACTACGAACCCCTCTAGCCTCGACCTTAAACTACTTAAAGTTGCTCAAAGAGCGCCTTTATGAAGATGAAGAAGAGTTGCGCCAATATATCGACGGCGCTTACCAATCAACGCAAAATCTGGTTACCATTATTAACGATGTACTTGACATTGCCAAGATTGAAGACGGGCGCATAGCCTTAGATTTAGAGACAGTTTATCTGCAACAGCTTTTAAAAGAGCAATGTTTTCTTTCTGGAGCCGAAAGCCGCTACAAGGCAATTCCTCTAAAACTCCACTGTGAAATCGAGACTGTTTTCGCCGACAAGATCAAAGTCCGTCAGGTGATGACGAACCTGCTGGATAACGCCTTCAAATTTACAGATGAAGGTCAAATTGATGTCCGGGCCGTCATCGATAGTACGGGGGCAATGGCTCAAATCTCAGTGCGCGACACAGGCATGGGGATTGAGATGGAAAGCTCAGAGAAGCTATTTGCCCCATTTGTGCAAGCTGATGGTTCTGCCCAGCGCTCCCACGGAGGTACTGGTTTAGGGCTAACTATCTGCAAGCGATTGGTGGAACTGATGGGTGGTAAGATATGGCTTGAAAGTCCTGGACTAGGACAGGGAAGCACGGTGACCTTTACCCTGCCCCTAAACGAACCGAGTCAGATCATAGGTGACAATCTTGAACATCCTACTGGTTGA
- a CDS encoding ATP-binding protein translates to MTNEEVEQICLDDILITEELSRRVPRTTDLKEENNALHALVQQLVEQPEILLKKLVTITTQLCRAETAGVSLLEVTQSGEEICRWVALAGMLEAYEQTPTLYTFSCCGICLELQAPLLYSYPERYFTYLQQFKPTIVEILVVPLLIANQPVGTIWIVSHNEHRRFDGEDLRLMTSLANFIAAALYSNKANQAAEEFARSERAARAAESANRLKDEFLAVLSHELRSPLNPILGWSKLLQTRKFDEAKTAYALATIERNAKLQSQLMEDLLDVSRILQSKLSLNISSVDLSAVIEVALDTVRLAAQAKSIQLKTIVEPNVEKVLGDPSRLQQVVWNLLSNAVKFTQTGGKVEIRLEYVGTQAQIRVSDTGKGINPEFLPHVFDYFRQADNSTTRTFGGLGLGLAIVRQIVEMHGGTVKAESEGDDKGSTFTVLLPIRNAEPEACEDKDLPEKSPNLQGVKVLVVDDEVDTRDLIALILKDYGASVYAAASASQALNAFALHKPDILLSDIGMPEMDGYMLIREIRRREAACRQTSLPPEQGGEIRAIALTAYAGEINQQKILQAGFQKHLTKPIEPAQLAMVIASLVK, encoded by the coding sequence ATGACGAATGAGGAAGTGGAGCAGATATGTTTAGACGATATTCTCATTACTGAAGAGCTGTCCCGTCGAGTACCCAGAACCACTGACCTCAAAGAAGAGAATAATGCACTTCATGCCCTGGTACAGCAGCTCGTTGAGCAGCCTGAAATTCTGCTAAAGAAGCTTGTAACAATAACTACTCAACTATGTCGGGCAGAAACAGCAGGTGTAAGCTTACTTGAAGTAACTCAGAGCGGGGAAGAAATTTGCCGCTGGGTCGCACTAGCCGGGATGTTAGAAGCCTATGAACAAACTCCCACTCTTTACACCTTTAGTTGCTGCGGCATCTGCCTAGAACTTCAAGCCCCACTGCTCTATTCCTATCCAGAACGGTATTTTACTTATTTGCAACAGTTTAAGCCAACAATCGTTGAGATACTCGTGGTTCCTTTATTAATTGCCAATCAACCAGTTGGTACGATTTGGATTGTATCTCACAATGAGCATCGGCGGTTTGATGGAGAAGACTTACGGCTGATGACAAGCCTCGCAAATTTTATAGCAGCTGCCCTCTACAGTAACAAGGCCAATCAAGCAGCCGAAGAATTTGCACGCAGCGAGCGAGCAGCACGAGCAGCAGAATCTGCCAATCGTCTCAAAGACGAGTTCCTCGCTGTTCTATCTCACGAACTACGTTCCCCCCTCAACCCGATCTTAGGCTGGTCAAAACTCTTACAAACCCGCAAATTTGATGAAGCAAAGACGGCTTATGCTTTAGCAACTATTGAGCGCAATGCCAAGTTGCAGTCTCAGTTGATGGAAGATTTACTGGATGTTTCCCGCATTCTTCAAAGCAAGCTCAGTCTGAATATCAGTTCTGTTGATCTGTCCGCCGTTATTGAAGTAGCGCTTGATACTGTGCGTTTAGCGGCTCAAGCAAAGTCAATTCAACTTAAGACAATAGTAGAACCGAATGTCGAGAAAGTTCTGGGTGATCCCAGCCGCTTGCAGCAAGTTGTCTGGAATTTACTGTCTAACGCCGTTAAGTTCACACAGACCGGGGGTAAAGTGGAAATACGACTTGAGTACGTGGGTACACAAGCGCAAATCCGGGTGAGTGACACGGGTAAGGGCATCAACCCAGAATTTCTGCCTCACGTGTTTGATTACTTCCGGCAAGCTGACAATAGCACAACAAGAACCTTTGGCGGCTTGGGGCTTGGTCTGGCGATCGTTCGTCAAATCGTTGAAATGCACGGTGGAACAGTCAAAGCAGAAAGCGAGGGAGATGATAAAGGTTCTACCTTTACTGTGTTGTTACCCATCAGGAATGCCGAGCCTGAAGCATGTGAAGACAAGGATTTGCCTGAAAAATCCCCTAATCTTCAGGGGGTAAAGGTGCTGGTCGTGGACGATGAAGTTGACACCCGCGACCTAATAGCCCTCATCCTCAAAGACTATGGTGCTTCTGTGTATGCCGCTGCCTCAGCTTCGCAAGCACTAAACGCCTTTGCACTGCATAAGCCAGATATTCTCTTAAGTGATATTGGTATGCCAGAAATGGATGGCTATATGCTGATTCGGGAAATTCGTAGACGCGAAGCGGCTTGTCGTCAGACATCGCTACCACCTGAGCAAGGAGGAGAAATTCGAGCGATCGCACTGACAGCCTATGCTGGAGAGATTAACCAGCAAAAAATTCTCCAAGCAGGATTCCAAAAACATTTGACTAAGCCAATAGAACCAGCTCAGTTAGCTATGGTAATTGCTAGCCTAGTTAAATAA
- a CDS encoding helix-turn-helix domain-containing protein, with amino-acid sequence MSGVYQLEIKETVAELKDLLAIQKTATAKERVQLLYLLKTGHGQTISQTAEIIGRNRVTLHKWIRQYKAGGIEGLLKQKSSPGRPRTIPNWAEKALEKRLQEPLGFNGYQEIVEWLEQNLGVNSCYKTVHKLVYYRLESSPKVPRPKSVEQKQPQVEAFKKTLHTT; translated from the coding sequence ATGTCAGGGGTATATCAACTAGAAATTAAAGAGACTGTCGCAGAACTCAAAGATTTACTGGCAATACAAAAAACTGCGACGGCTAAAGAAAGAGTGCAGCTACTATATTTACTCAAAACAGGGCATGGTCAAACAATTTCTCAAACCGCAGAAATTATTGGTCGAAATCGAGTGACCCTACACAAGTGGATTCGACAGTACAAAGCAGGCGGTATTGAAGGACTATTAAAACAAAAATCTTCGCCAGGAAGACCAAGAACCATCCCAAACTGGGCAGAAAAAGCATTAGAGAAAAGATTGCAAGAACCACTTGGATTTAATGGTTATCAAGAAATTGTAGAGTGGCTAGAACAAAACTTGGGAGTCAATTCTTGCTACAAGACAGTTCACAAACTGGTTTATTACCGTTTGGAGTCATCGCCAAAAGTACCACGCCCCAAAAGCGTTGAACAAAAACAACCACAAGTAGAGGCATTTAAAAAAACCTTGCACACAACTTAG
- a CDS encoding IS630 family transposase, whose protein sequence is MLSWFCLTVLCTTKTIRFWCEDETRIGLKTITGRKITGKGVKPVGVHQWQFKATYLYGIIEPLTGESFFWEFSHLNTDCFQIFLNLISQHFTDSVLIIQLDNGAFHKAKRLQVPDNIILLFQPAHSPELNPIEQVWQYIKRRLRWLLPKKLDDLRTALYAEIGKLTKQIIVSIARRQYILEALSVASF, encoded by the coding sequence ATGCTGTCTTGGTTTTGCTTAACAGTTTTATGCACAACGAAAACGATTCGTTTTTGGTGCGAGGACGAAACTCGAATTGGATTGAAAACAATCACAGGACGGAAAATCACAGGCAAGGGTGTCAAACCCGTTGGTGTACACCAGTGGCAGTTCAAAGCAACATATTTATATGGAATCATCGAACCACTGACTGGCGAAAGCTTTTTTTGGGAATTTTCACATCTTAATACTGACTGTTTTCAGATATTCCTCAATCTAATTTCTCAACATTTTACTGATTCAGTACTAATTATTCAACTGGATAATGGTGCCTTTCATAAAGCCAAACGTCTTCAAGTACCAGATAACATCATTTTATTATTTCAGCCTGCACATTCTCCCGAGTTAAACCCAATTGAGCAGGTTTGGCAATATATTAAGCGCCGACTGCGTTGGTTATTACCTAAAAAACTTGATGATTTACGTACTGCTCTCTACGCTGAAATTGGGAAATTAACCAAACAAATTATTGTATCTATTGCCCGAAGACAATATATTTTAGAGGCACTATCTGTAGCTAGCTTTTAG